One stretch of Tepidibacter hydrothermalis DNA includes these proteins:
- the dpaL gene encoding diaminopropionate ammonia-lyase has translation MDQKIKYAKNGMLDQKRSLDFLCDEEIRKAKNFHESFPQYTKTPLVKLDNLAKNLNVGGIYIKDESYRFGLNAFKVLGGSFAMGKYLAGKLNKDISELSFEKLRDEETRKELGEITYVTATDGNHGRGVAWTANQLKQKSVVYMPKGSSLTRLENIRKEGAEASITDMNYDDAVRLASENAEKNGWLVVQDTAWEGYEEIPTWIMQGYGTMALEASEQLKECGVERPTHVFVQAGVGSLAGAVQGYFASVYKEDCPITVVVESDLADCLYKSALAGDGKPRFVGGDMQTIMAGLACGEPNTIGWEVLRSYTSMFVSCPDWVAANGMRVLGNPLRGDEKVVSGESGAVSAGLIHAIMTRDDMKDLKEQLKLDEKSRVLLFSTEGDTDPDKYRRIVWGGEHQSV, from the coding sequence ATGGATCAAAAAATAAAATATGCTAAAAATGGTATGCTAGATCAAAAAAGATCGCTTGATTTTTTATGTGATGAAGAAATAAGAAAGGCTAAAAACTTTCACGAAAGTTTTCCTCAATATACAAAGACACCTTTAGTTAAATTAGACAATTTGGCTAAAAATTTAAACGTAGGTGGAATATACATAAAGGATGAATCTTATAGATTTGGACTTAATGCATTTAAGGTACTTGGTGGGTCTTTTGCAATGGGTAAATACCTTGCAGGTAAACTTAACAAAGATATATCAGAGCTTAGCTTTGAAAAGTTAAGAGATGAAGAAACAAGAAAAGAATTAGGAGAAATAACTTATGTAACAGCTACTGATGGTAACCACGGTAGAGGAGTAGCTTGGACTGCAAATCAACTTAAGCAAAAATCAGTAGTATATATGCCAAAAGGATCTTCTTTAACTAGACTTGAAAATATAAGAAAAGAAGGTGCAGAAGCTAGTATCACTGATATGAACTATGATGATGCTGTTCGTCTTGCGTCTGAGAATGCTGAGAAAAATGGATGGTTAGTAGTTCAAGATACAGCTTGGGAAGGATATGAAGAAATACCTACTTGGATTATGCAAGGATACGGAACAATGGCGCTTGAAGCTTCAGAGCAACTTAAAGAGTGTGGAGTTGAAAGACCAACACACGTATTTGTTCAAGCAGGAGTTGGATCTTTAGCAGGAGCAGTTCAAGGATACTTTGCATCAGTATATAAAGAAGATTGTCCTATTACAGTTGTTGTAGAATCAGATTTAGCTGATTGCTTATATAAATCTGCTTTAGCAGGAGATGGAAAGCCAAGATTTGTAGGTGGAGATATGCAAACAATTATGGCTGGTCTTGCTTGTGGTGAGCCTAATACTATAGGATGGGAAGTTCTAAGATCTTATACTTCAATGTTTGTATCTTGTCCGGACTGGGTTGCAGCTAATGGAATGAGAGTATTAGGAAACCCACTTAGAGGAGATGAAAAAGTAGTATCTGGAGAGTCAGGTGCAGTTTCAGCAGGTTTAATACATGCAATAATGACAAGAGATGATATGAAAGATTTAAAAGAGCAACTTAAGTTAGATGAAAAGTCAAGAGTACTTTTATTCAGCACAGAAGGAGATACAGATCCAGATAAGTATAGAAGAATCGTATGGGGTGGAGAGCATCAAAGCGTATAA
- a CDS encoding sigma-54 interaction domain-containing protein gives MKDTELKKIQATVIKYANAISTIINVDVEIVDNNLYRIAGTGIYKDKINQDMSNEGSIYQHVLKTGESYIIKNPKKHKFCQGCTDKLSCIETMLICEPIKSNEEIIGVIGLVCYNEKQKQLLSANLDSYLEFLDRISEFISMKVYENLEHEKKQSMINLLNQIIDSVDKGVVVLNEDDIITDMNSSAINQLKLDKTENLKVKLSVVKEHIAGEEEYKLILNDKSIYLIGKLIPVFPHIDSCDKILIFSKIKKANNFKNKLQVAPNLINIDNILGNSNSIMNIKEKIKKISNSSSTVLITGESGTGKELIARAVHSESRRWDKPFVAINCGAIPDNLLESELFGYIRGAFTGADPNGKIGKFELANKGTIFLDEIGDMPLYLQVKILRILQERTLVRIGSNRLIELDIRVIAATNRDLKKAIEDKTFREDLYYRLNIIPLEIPSLRERDDDIEIIMMNIINKFNKLFLKKVEGVDSKTKKLLKNYSWPGNVRELENVVEFMMNMAEENKIIMPHMLPKYIEEPQEKIVTDEIANEKILSLKEIEKKYILKALKKYGDDTKGKELVAKKLGIGMTTLYRKLKG, from the coding sequence ATGAAAGATACTGAACTTAAAAAAATTCAAGCTACTGTAATAAAATATGCCAATGCAATATCTACTATTATAAATGTAGATGTTGAAATAGTTGATAATAATTTGTATAGAATAGCTGGAACGGGTATATATAAAGATAAAATTAACCAAGATATGTCTAATGAAGGTTCTATATACCAACACGTATTAAAGACTGGTGAATCCTATATAATAAAAAATCCTAAAAAACATAAATTTTGCCAAGGATGTACAGATAAATTAAGTTGCATAGAAACGATGTTGATATGTGAACCTATAAAATCAAATGAAGAAATAATAGGGGTTATAGGTCTTGTTTGCTATAACGAAAAGCAAAAACAACTTTTAAGTGCCAATTTAGATTCGTATTTAGAGTTTTTAGATAGGATAAGTGAATTCATAAGTATGAAGGTCTATGAAAATTTAGAACATGAAAAAAAACAATCTATGATAAATCTATTGAATCAAATAATAGATAGTGTTGACAAGGGAGTAGTAGTATTAAATGAAGATGACATTATAACAGATATGAATTCAAGCGCTATAAATCAATTGAAACTAGATAAGACAGAAAATTTAAAAGTCAAACTATCGGTTGTGAAAGAACATATAGCAGGTGAGGAAGAATATAAATTGATTTTAAATGATAAGAGTATATATCTTATTGGCAAATTAATACCTGTATTTCCACATATAGATTCATGTGATAAAATATTAATATTTAGCAAAATAAAGAAGGCTAATAATTTTAAAAACAAGCTTCAGGTAGCTCCTAACTTGATAAATATAGACAATATATTAGGTAATTCAAATTCTATAATGAATATAAAGGAAAAAATAAAAAAAATATCTAATTCTAGCTCGACTGTACTTATTACAGGTGAGAGTGGAACGGGTAAAGAGCTAATAGCAAGAGCGGTTCATTCTGAAAGTAGGAGATGGGATAAACCATTTGTGGCAATAAACTGTGGTGCTATACCAGATAATTTATTAGAAAGTGAATTGTTTGGATATATAAGAGGTGCTTTTACGGGAGCAGATCCTAATGGAAAAATAGGTAAATTTGAACTTGCTAATAAAGGAACTATATTTTTAGATGAAATAGGGGATATGCCTCTATATCTTCAAGTGAAAATACTTAGGATATTACAGGAGAGAACTTTAGTAAGAATAGGATCTAATCGTCTTATAGAACTTGATATTAGGGTAATCGCTGCTACTAATAGAGATTTAAAAAAAGCAATAGAAGATAAAACATTTAGAGAAGACCTATATTATAGATTAAATATAATACCGTTAGAAATTCCTTCTCTTAGAGAACGAGATGATGATATTGAAATTATTATGATGAATATTATAAATAAATTCAACAAATTGTTTCTAAAAAAAGTTGAAGGCGTAGACTCTAAGACTAAAAAGCTTTTAAAAAATTACAGCTGGCCTGGTAATGTAAGGGAGCTTGAAAATGTAGTTGAATTCATGATGAATATGGCAGAGGAAAATAAAATCATAATGCCACATATGCTACCTAAATACATAGAAGAACCTCAAGAAAAAATTGTTACAGATGAAATAGCAAATGAAAAAATACTTTCTTTAAAGGAAATTGAAAAAAAATATATACTTAAAGCTTTGAAAAAATATGGAGATGATACTAAAGGAAAAGAATTAGTTGCAAAGAAGCTTGGTATAGGTATGACTACTCTATATAGAAAATTGAAGGGGTAA